The Candidatus Caccoplasma merdavium genome has a segment encoding these proteins:
- a CDS encoding alpha/beta hydrolase yields the protein MRRIILLLFLILFALPGQLFARPVAPVWRDVAYKTVDSLSMKLDIYLPPDTTLSRPYPVIVYIHGGSWVTGSKEAFVIPYMEEVLRAVLDEGYAVVSIEYLLADTLSGEASFPRAIADCKDAIRWVRAHAREYRLDPHRIGLWGASAGAHLSLLAAYTPDTLFRGDSLLSSYPAQVDYVIDDYGPTHLNKLFRTHLDPLSLGLVKMAAPALYREREMMLSVFSGDERRRRRVNSTCRYYSPMTYVGEGAVPTLLLHGDKDKVVPLKQSRKLARALAKADTPHRLVVYPGAGHSFRTFTTEEIDDIRRNVLDFLHTCANKNTEKP from the coding sequence ATGAGACGGATTATTTTACTTTTGTTTTTGATTCTGTTTGCTCTGCCGGGGCAACTTTTTGCCCGGCCGGTTGCCCCGGTTTGGCGTGATGTCGCCTATAAAACCGTCGACAGCCTCTCGATGAAACTCGACATCTATTTGCCGCCCGATACGACCCTGTCGCGGCCCTATCCTGTGATTGTGTATATACACGGCGGGTCGTGGGTGACCGGCAGCAAGGAGGCTTTTGTCATTCCTTATATGGAAGAGGTGCTTCGTGCTGTACTCGATGAAGGCTACGCCGTGGTGAGCATCGAATATCTCCTGGCCGACACGTTGAGCGGAGAAGCCTCGTTCCCGCGTGCTATTGCCGATTGCAAAGATGCCATTCGATGGGTGCGGGCGCATGCCCGGGAGTACCGTCTCGACCCTCATCGCATCGGCCTGTGGGGGGCCTCGGCCGGTGCGCATCTCTCGCTGTTGGCCGCTTATACGCCCGACACGCTTTTCCGTGGAGATTCGCTCTTGTCGTCCTATCCCGCACAAGTCGATTATGTGATAGACGATTACGGGCCTACCCATCTCAATAAGTTGTTCCGCACACACCTCGACCCCTTGTCGTTGGGGCTGGTGAAAATGGCGGCTCCGGCACTTTACCGCGAACGGGAGATGATGCTCTCGGTCTTTTCGGGCGACGAGCGGAGGCGGAGACGGGTCAATTCGACTTGCCGTTACTATTCTCCGATGACCTATGTGGGCGAAGGGGCGGTTCCCACCCTTTTGTTGCATGGCGACAAAGACAAGGTGGTGCCTTTGAAGCAGTCTCGCAAGTTGGCGCGGGCCCTTGCCAAGGCCGACACCCCACATCGTTTGGTGGTCTATCCCGGTGCCGGTCATTCATTCCGGACATTTACGACAGAAGAAATCGACGATATACGCCGCAATGTGTTGGATTTTCTCCATACCTGTGCGAACAAAAACACCGAAAAGCCATGA
- a CDS encoding response regulator transcription factor, with translation MKSLLKIAVVEPSLIIRSGILSVLRRLPSLNIEMIEVTDVSQLPSTLSWRKPDMLIINPLIPGAFSLQQIRKECEGLKCIALQYTLADVSTLKGYDEIITIYDTAEVIREKIEKLHKADVQESTHEPLTEREKEIIIGVVKGWTNKQIAEKLCLSTHTVITHRRNIAAKLQIHSAAGLTIYAIVNRFVDLNDVKGSIHRKEE, from the coding sequence ATGAAGTCGTTGTTGAAAATTGCGGTTGTCGAGCCGTCGCTCATCATACGCAGCGGCATACTCTCGGTGTTGCGGCGTCTCCCGTCGCTCAATATCGAGATGATAGAGGTTACCGATGTGTCCCAGTTGCCGTCGACACTCTCTTGGCGCAAGCCCGACATGTTGATAATCAACCCGCTCATTCCCGGTGCCTTCTCGCTGCAACAGATAAGAAAAGAGTGTGAGGGACTGAAATGTATCGCATTGCAATATACGCTGGCCGATGTCTCCACACTGAAAGGGTATGACGAAATCATTACCATCTACGATACGGCCGAGGTTATTCGGGAAAAGATTGAAAAACTGCACAAAGCCGATGTGCAGGAGTCGACCCACGAACCGCTTACCGAGCGGGAGAAGGAGATTATCATCGGGGTCGTCAAGGGGTGGACCAACAAACAGATTGCCGAGAAACTGTGCCTCTCGACACACACGGTGATTACCCATCGTCGCAACATCGCTGCCAAGTTGCAGATACACAGCGCAGCCGGTCTCACCATATATGCCATTGTCAATCGCTTTGTCGACCTGAACGACGTGAAAGGGTCGATTCACCGCAAAGAAGAATAG
- a CDS encoding hemerythrin domain-containing protein: MYRLGKYKKTDPMSVLVCENYPILLVMSRFGIPLGFGDKTIEEVCRDNGVDVDTFLSITNCLLDEDHTEAEASSFSIEAMMQYLHNSHDYFLQFKLPAIRRRLLDAIDCGQKDVSFAILCFFDEYAAEVQKHMHYEEQTVYPYVTALLRMEPLPSGYSIDVFSRQHDQVEAKLGELKNILIKYYPAESSNELNSVLFDIFTCEEDLASHNYIENTLFIPAVMRLEQERAQGL, encoded by the coding sequence ATGTACAGACTGGGCAAATACAAGAAAACCGACCCCATGAGCGTGTTGGTGTGCGAGAACTATCCGATATTGCTGGTTATGAGCCGATTCGGAATACCGCTGGGGTTTGGCGACAAAACGATAGAAGAAGTGTGCCGCGACAACGGTGTCGATGTCGATACTTTCTTGTCGATTACCAACTGCCTTCTCGACGAAGACCACACCGAGGCCGAAGCTTCCTCGTTTTCGATAGAGGCAATGATGCAATACCTGCACAACTCTCACGATTATTTCCTGCAATTCAAGTTGCCGGCCATTCGTCGCCGCCTTCTCGACGCCATCGATTGCGGGCAGAAAGATGTGTCGTTTGCCATCTTGTGTTTCTTCGACGAGTATGCGGCCGAAGTGCAGAAACACATGCACTACGAAGAGCAGACCGTCTATCCCTATGTTACGGCGCTTCTCCGTATGGAACCGCTGCCGTCGGGGTACAGCATCGATGTTTTCAGCCGGCAGCACGACCAGGTCGAGGCCAAGCTCGGCGAGTTGAAAAATATCCTCATCAAATACTATCCTGCCGAGAGCAGTAACGAGTTGAACTCGGTCTTGTTCGACATATTCACCTGTGAAGAAGATTTGGCTTCGCACAATTATATCGAGAACACGTTGTTTATTCCCGCCGTCATGAGGCTCGAACAGGAAAGGGCGCAAGGTCTATGA
- a CDS encoding DUF2023 family protein, with protein sequence MSMEEYDRFGAMKLYFHQIYELKKGVRHLVLCTMSGDCARLLIDRLKSQCIDYVEQPAGTDKVNLYFGRRQCLDVVRHFISKPLHRLTPEEDFMLGVMLGYDLTMQCERFCNRRSDTFSEPSLAAVL encoded by the coding sequence ATGAGCATGGAGGAGTATGACCGCTTCGGGGCGATGAAGCTCTATTTTCACCAGATTTATGAGTTGAAGAAGGGGGTACGTCATCTGGTCTTGTGTACCATGAGTGGCGATTGCGCCCGGCTTCTCATCGACCGTCTCAAAAGTCAGTGTATCGATTATGTGGAACAACCGGCAGGGACCGACAAGGTAAATCTCTACTTCGGCAGGCGACAGTGTCTCGATGTGGTGCGTCATTTTATCTCCAAACCTTTGCACCGGCTCACCCCCGAAGAAGATTTCATGTTGGGGGTGATGCTGGGATATGACCTGACGATGCAGTGCGAACGCTTTTGCAACCGTCGGTCGGATACCTTTTCGGAGCCCTCCTTGGCGGCCGTTTTATAG
- a CDS encoding flavodoxin — MTGIFFGSTTGTTEELAGKIAAVLGVAAADIHNVGNTGADVVNRYDLLLLGTSTWGDGELQDDWYDFLDALKKQDLTGKKIGLFGCGDAESYPDTFCDGVGLIYEALAGNGCRWVGAYTPEGYAVTDSKVCKEGKFVGLAIDECNESALTDGRIERWVSALKNDGAL, encoded by the coding sequence ATGACAGGAATATTTTTTGGAAGTACGACCGGAACGACCGAGGAGTTGGCCGGAAAGATTGCCGCGGTACTTGGTGTTGCGGCTGCCGATATACACAATGTGGGCAATACCGGAGCCGATGTGGTGAACCGGTACGACCTCTTGTTGTTGGGTACATCAACTTGGGGTGACGGAGAGTTGCAGGACGATTGGTATGATTTTCTCGATGCACTGAAAAAACAGGATTTGACCGGCAAGAAAATCGGATTGTTTGGCTGTGGTGATGCCGAGTCATATCCCGATACTTTCTGCGATGGAGTGGGTCTCATCTATGAAGCCTTGGCCGGGAACGGTTGTCGTTGGGTCGGAGCCTATACGCCCGAAGGGTATGCGGTAACCGATTCCAAGGTATGCAAAGAAGGAAAATTCGTGGGGCTTGCCATCGATGAGTGCAATGAGAGCGCTTTGACCGACGGTCGTATCGAACGGTGGGTATCGGCACTTAAAAACGACGGCGCTTTATGA
- the asnB gene encoding asparagine synthase B, with product MCGIVGIFNISSEPEQLRSQVLTMSRRIRHRGPDWSGIYVGKTAILAHERLSIVDPASGGQPLKSPDGKLILSVNGEIYNHRAIRNGICKDYPFQTGSDCEVILALYQKKGIDFLEDLNGIFAFALYDEENDRFLIARDSIGVIPLYMGSDDAGRIYVASELKALEGFCSEYKPFLPGHYYDSRSGRMERWYKRDWEQYDNVKDNGADIAELREALCQSVQRQLMSDVPYGVLLSGGLDSSIVSAVAKRYAARRVETDNTREAWWPQLHSFAVGLKGAPDLEAARKVADYIGTVHHEINFTIQEGLDALRDVIYYIETYDVTTVRASTPMYLLARVIKSMGIKMVLSGEGADEIFGGYLYFHKAPNAQAFHEECVRKISKLHLYDCLRANKSLSAWGVEGRVPFLDKEFMDVAMRINPEAKMAKNGKMEKWVLRKAFEDMLPESVAWRQKEQFSDGVGYSWIDVLKQITSERVSDEEMAHAVERFPINPPMNKEEYYYRSIFESHFPSASAARSVPSERSVACSTATALEWDESFKKLNDPSGRAVKNVHIKSY from the coding sequence ATGTGTGGAATAGTAGGAATATTCAATATAAGCAGCGAACCTGAGCAGTTGCGCTCGCAGGTTCTGACCATGTCGCGTCGCATTCGTCATCGCGGACCCGACTGGTCGGGCATTTATGTCGGTAAAACGGCGATATTGGCCCACGAACGTCTCTCGATTGTCGACCCCGCGTCGGGCGGGCAGCCTTTGAAGAGTCCCGATGGCAAACTCATTCTCTCGGTCAACGGTGAGATATATAACCACCGTGCCATTCGCAACGGCATCTGCAAGGATTATCCGTTCCAGACTGGTTCCGATTGTGAAGTCATCTTGGCCCTGTATCAGAAGAAAGGTATCGATTTCCTCGAAGACCTTAACGGCATCTTTGCCTTCGCTCTCTACGACGAAGAGAACGACCGTTTCCTCATCGCCCGCGATTCCATCGGTGTCATACCTCTCTACATGGGGAGTGACGATGCGGGGCGCATCTATGTGGCTTCGGAGTTGAAGGCGCTCGAAGGGTTCTGCTCCGAGTACAAGCCTTTCCTTCCCGGCCATTACTACGACAGCCGTTCGGGTCGCATGGAACGGTGGTACAAACGCGACTGGGAGCAATACGACAATGTAAAAGACAACGGCGCCGACATTGCCGAGCTGCGCGAAGCCCTTTGCCAGTCGGTTCAACGTCAATTGATGAGCGACGTGCCCTATGGCGTGCTGCTCTCGGGCGGGCTCGACTCGTCGATTGTGTCGGCGGTGGCCAAGCGGTATGCCGCCCGCCGTGTCGAGACCGACAACACCCGTGAGGCGTGGTGGCCGCAGTTGCACTCGTTTGCCGTGGGACTGAAAGGGGCCCCCGACTTGGAAGCGGCCCGCAAGGTGGCCGATTACATCGGAACCGTGCATCACGAGATAAACTTCACCATACAGGAGGGCCTCGATGCCCTGCGCGATGTGATTTACTACATCGAGACCTACGACGTAACCACCGTGCGTGCCTCGACTCCGATGTACCTGCTGGCGCGGGTCATCAAGTCGATGGGTATCAAGATGGTACTTTCGGGCGAAGGTGCCGACGAGATTTTCGGCGGTTATCTCTACTTTCACAAGGCCCCCAATGCACAGGCTTTCCATGAGGAGTGCGTGCGTAAAATCTCGAAGTTGCACTTGTATGATTGTCTGCGGGCCAACAAATCACTCTCGGCCTGGGGGGTCGAGGGGCGGGTACCCTTCCTCGACAAGGAATTTATGGACGTGGCCATGCGCATCAACCCCGAAGCGAAGATGGCAAAAAACGGAAAGATGGAGAAATGGGTGCTCCGCAAAGCCTTTGAAGATATGCTGCCCGAGAGCGTGGCCTGGCGTCAGAAGGAGCAGTTCTCCGACGGTGTGGGGTACAGTTGGATTGATGTGCTCAAACAGATAACCTCCGAACGGGTCTCCGACGAGGAGATGGCCCATGCTGTCGAACGCTTCCCCATCAACCCGCCCATGAACAAGGAGGAGTATTACTACCGTTCGATATTTGAAAGTCATTTCCCCTCGGCATCGGCTGCCCGCAGCGTTCCGTCCGAACGTTCGGTCGCTTGCAGCACCGCCACGGCCTTGGAGTGGGACGAGTCGTTCAAGAAACTCAACGACCCGTCGGGACGTGCCGTCAAGAACGTCCACATTAAAAGTTATTGA
- a CDS encoding glutamate synthase subunit beta, with product MGNPKAFLSINRKEAGYRPVQQRKYDFAEVELTFNDEECHQQASRCMDCGVPFCHWNCPLGNRQPEWQDQVYKGNWREAYRLLQETDDFPEFTGRVCPALCEKGCVLMLSADAPVTVRNNEAAIIEKAFSEGYVEACPPRTRTGKRVAVIGSGPAGLACANQLNRKGHTVDVYEKDERIGGLLRLGIPDFKLSKNVIDRRLALLEKEGISFICNTPVGKDKKQLATLLADYDAVCVAIGSGEPRNLAVEGRDLKGVYFALELLKQQNRIIAGEKIAPEALISAKGKRVLVIGGGDTGSDCVGTAIRQGAESVMQIEIMPKPPVGKNPATPWPNYPQVLKTSSSHQEGCERRWSLDTVRFIGENGILKQVEVAPVTWTKGEDGRMTMQRAADTEILNVDLVFLAMGFVHPVYEGLVEHLGVALDARKNIAVDAENKSSVDKVFAAGDASYGAGLVVRAIASGRKAAAAIDRYLSDKK from the coding sequence ATGGGAAATCCGAAAGCATTTCTTAGCATAAATAGAAAAGAGGCGGGATACAGGCCCGTCCAGCAAAGAAAATATGATTTTGCCGAGGTCGAGCTCACCTTCAACGATGAGGAGTGCCATCAGCAAGCCTCCCGGTGCATGGACTGCGGCGTTCCGTTCTGTCACTGGAACTGTCCGCTGGGAAACCGGCAGCCAGAGTGGCAGGACCAGGTCTACAAGGGCAACTGGCGCGAAGCCTACCGCCTGTTGCAGGAGACCGATGACTTTCCCGAGTTTACGGGCAGAGTGTGCCCGGCTCTTTGCGAGAAGGGGTGTGTACTCATGTTGTCGGCCGATGCGCCGGTTACCGTTCGCAACAACGAGGCCGCCATTATCGAAAAGGCTTTTTCCGAGGGATATGTCGAGGCTTGTCCGCCGCGTACCCGCACCGGCAAACGGGTGGCTGTCATCGGTTCGGGACCGGCCGGCCTGGCTTGTGCCAACCAGCTCAACCGCAAGGGCCACACGGTCGACGTGTATGAAAAAGATGAGCGCATCGGCGGCCTGTTGCGACTGGGCATACCCGACTTTAAACTGAGCAAAAACGTTATCGACCGTCGTTTGGCATTGCTCGAAAAGGAGGGAATCTCCTTCATCTGCAATACCCCGGTGGGCAAAGACAAGAAACAGTTGGCTACCCTGCTGGCCGACTACGATGCCGTGTGTGTGGCCATCGGTTCGGGAGAGCCCCGCAATCTGGCGGTCGAGGGGCGGGACCTGAAAGGCGTCTATTTCGCCCTTGAATTGCTGAAACAGCAGAATCGCATCATCGCCGGCGAAAAGATTGCGCCCGAGGCTCTCATCTCGGCCAAGGGAAAACGGGTCCTCGTCATCGGTGGTGGCGACACGGGCTCCGACTGTGTGGGAACGGCCATACGCCAAGGTGCCGAGAGCGTGATGCAAATCGAGATCATGCCCAAGCCGCCTGTTGGCAAGAATCCTGCCACACCCTGGCCCAATTATCCGCAGGTACTCAAAACCTCCTCTTCCCATCAGGAAGGGTGTGAGCGCCGATGGAGCCTCGATACCGTGCGGTTCATCGGAGAGAACGGCATTCTGAAACAGGTCGAGGTGGCACCCGTTACCTGGACCAAGGGCGAAGACGGCCGCATGACCATGCAACGGGCCGCCGATACCGAGATATTGAACGTCGACCTGGTATTCCTGGCCATGGGCTTTGTGCACCCCGTTTACGAGGGGCTGGTCGAGCACCTCGGCGTGGCACTCGATGCTCGCAAGAATATTGCCGTCGATGCCGAGAACAAGAGCTCGGTCGATAAGGTCTTTGCCGCCGGCGACGCCTCTTACGGTGCCGGCCTGGTAGTGAGAGCCATCGCGTCGGGTCGTAAGGCAGCTGCTGCCATCGACCGTTATTTGTCGGACAAAAAATAA
- the gltB gene encoding glutamate synthase large subunit: MQHSRKPEEQGLYSPAYEHDACGVGLLVNIHGGKSHQVVENALQVLEHMNHRGAEGADPNTGDGAGIMVQIPHEFILLQGIPVPEKGRYGTGLIFLPKEKNAQAALLDLLESEVFNSGLQLLATRDVPVNSDILGEGSSATEPAIKQIFVTSPHDIDEEELGRQLYVLRKKIEARVLKSDIDYKKDFYIVSLSNRNIVYKGMLTSLQLRYYYLDLINPYFTSGMALVHARFSTNTFPTWSLAQPFRLLGHNGEINTIRGNRKWMEARESVLLPELLGGDLSVLKPIVQPDMSDSASLDNVLEFFMMSGMSLPHVLSMMIPESFNEKNPISEDLKAFYEYHSILMEPWDGPATLLFSDGRYAGGMLDRNGLRPARYLITQNDMMVIASEAGVLAFDGADIKEKGRLQPGKLLLVDTEKGVVYHDKELKEQLAGAYPYREWLSKNRVKLDTISSGRTVRHDVADYPASLHTFGFHKEDVERIIVPMATDSKEPIASMGNDTPLALFSQKPQLLFNYFRQQFAQVTNPPIDPIREELVMSLSSYIGVINKNLLVQSPELCKMVNIKSPVITNTDVDILRNLRYKGFRTITLPMTFDIATGAEGLEKGIERLCSEAENAVKEDFNYIILSDRGADETQVPIPSLLAVSAVHNHLISKRLRVQTAIVVETGEAREVMHFALLLGYGASAVNPYMAFAVIDRLVKDKEIQLDYHTAEKNYLKAVNKGLLKVISKMGISTMGSYRGAQLFEAVGVSQELIDRYFCGTTSKIGGVTLEEIYRDIVKFHTDAYVEREQYLDHNGIYSFRKNGEFHAWNPETISTLQLATRLGSYKKFKEFTAMVDGKSQPVFLRDRLDFKRNPIDISLVEPVEAITRRFVTGAMSFGSISKEAHEAMAIAMNKLGGKSNTGEGGEDAERFHPREDGTSARSAIKQVASGRFGVTAEYLVNADEIQIKVAQGAKPGEGGQLPGFKVNEVIAHTRHSIPGISLISPPPHHDIYSIEDLAQLIFDLKNVNPRARISVKLVSESGVGTIAAGVAKAKADMIVISGCEGGTGASPASSIKHAGLPSEIGLSETQQTLVLNNLRGQVTLQVDGQLKTGRDVIIQALLGAEEFGFATSALIVLGCVMMRKCHLNTCPMGVATQNEELRRRFIGRSEYLINFFTFLAQEVREWLAEMGFTRMDDIIGRSDLLVPKPAVGDHTIDKLDLSRILYRPVEAEKYACRKVKEQSHHIDDVIDQRLIKAALPTLKSLMPIELHLPICNTDRSTGAMLSGEIASRFGNAGLPDDTIRCNFSGSAGQSFGAFLAHGVTFSLSGEANDYLGKGLSGGKIIVVPPKGSTFQPEANIIAGNTLLYGATAGEVYINGRVGERFCVRNSGAIAVVEGAGDHCCEYMTGGRTVVLGSVGRNFAAGMSGGIAYVWNKDENFDFFCNMEMVELSLIEETSDNKELHRLIARHYEYTQSPLALRMLENWEEYVSQFIKVMPIEYKKVMNEEKMKLLQQKIANVERDY; the protein is encoded by the coding sequence ATGCAACACAGTAGAAAACCCGAAGAACAAGGATTATACAGCCCGGCTTATGAACATGATGCCTGTGGTGTAGGTCTATTGGTAAATATCCACGGGGGCAAGTCACATCAGGTCGTGGAGAATGCTTTGCAGGTGCTTGAACACATGAACCATCGCGGTGCCGAAGGTGCCGACCCCAATACGGGCGATGGAGCCGGCATCATGGTGCAGATTCCTCACGAATTTATACTCTTGCAAGGAATCCCCGTTCCCGAGAAAGGCCGTTATGGTACAGGACTCATCTTCCTGCCCAAAGAAAAAAATGCACAAGCTGCCCTTCTCGACCTGCTCGAAAGTGAAGTATTCAACTCGGGATTGCAACTCTTGGCAACCCGCGACGTCCCCGTCAACAGCGACATTCTCGGCGAAGGCTCGTCGGCCACCGAACCGGCCATCAAACAGATCTTCGTCACCTCTCCCCACGACATCGACGAGGAGGAGTTGGGGCGTCAGCTTTATGTCTTGCGCAAGAAAATCGAAGCCCGTGTTTTGAAGTCGGACATTGATTATAAAAAAGATTTCTATATAGTCTCCCTCTCCAACCGCAACATCGTTTATAAAGGAATGCTTACCTCCTTGCAGTTGCGGTATTATTATCTCGATTTGATCAATCCCTATTTTACCAGCGGCATGGCCCTGGTACATGCCCGTTTCAGTACCAATACGTTCCCGACATGGAGTTTGGCACAGCCGTTTCGTTTGTTGGGGCACAACGGTGAGATCAACACCATTCGCGGCAACCGCAAGTGGATGGAGGCTCGTGAAAGCGTACTCTTGCCCGAACTTCTCGGGGGGGACCTCAGCGTGCTCAAACCCATTGTGCAACCCGACATGAGCGACAGTGCGTCGCTCGATAACGTGCTCGAATTTTTCATGATGTCGGGTATGAGTCTGCCTCATGTCCTTTCGATGATGATACCCGAGAGTTTCAACGAGAAGAACCCCATCTCCGAAGACCTCAAAGCCTTCTATGAGTATCACAGCATACTCATGGAGCCGTGGGACGGTCCGGCTACGCTGCTCTTCTCCGACGGACGGTATGCCGGCGGTATGCTCGACCGCAACGGCTTGCGTCCGGCACGTTACCTCATTACGCAGAACGACATGATGGTCATCGCTTCCGAGGCCGGTGTGCTGGCCTTCGATGGAGCCGACATCAAGGAGAAGGGACGTCTGCAACCCGGAAAACTCCTGCTTGTCGATACCGAGAAAGGGGTTGTATATCATGACAAAGAGCTGAAAGAACAGCTGGCCGGTGCCTATCCCTATCGCGAGTGGCTCTCCAAAAACCGGGTGAAACTCGACACCATCAGTTCGGGCCGCACCGTGCGCCACGACGTGGCCGACTATCCTGCCAGCCTGCACACCTTCGGCTTTCACAAAGAAGATGTCGAGCGCATCATCGTACCCATGGCCACCGACAGCAAGGAACCCATCGCCTCGATGGGTAATGACACGCCGCTGGCTCTCTTCTCCCAGAAACCCCAGTTGTTGTTCAACTATTTCCGTCAGCAGTTTGCGCAGGTCACCAACCCGCCCATCGACCCCATACGCGAAGAGTTGGTCATGTCGCTGAGCAGCTACATCGGCGTCATCAACAAGAACCTGCTGGTGCAGTCGCCCGAGTTGTGCAAGATGGTCAACATCAAATCGCCTGTTATCACCAACACCGATGTCGACATATTGCGTAATCTCCGTTACAAAGGGTTCCGCACGATAACCCTGCCCATGACGTTCGACATTGCCACCGGGGCCGAAGGTCTCGAAAAGGGAATAGAACGCCTTTGTTCCGAAGCCGAAAATGCCGTGAAAGAAGACTTCAACTATATCATACTTTCCGACCGCGGAGCCGACGAAACACAAGTACCCATACCGTCGTTGTTGGCCGTTTCGGCTGTCCATAACCACCTTATATCGAAACGTCTGCGGGTGCAGACGGCGATCGTCGTCGAGACCGGAGAGGCCCGTGAGGTCATGCACTTTGCCTTGTTGCTCGGCTATGGAGCCAGTGCCGTCAATCCCTATATGGCTTTTGCCGTCATCGACCGTCTGGTCAAAGACAAAGAAATACAACTCGACTATCATACCGCCGAGAAAAATTATTTGAAGGCTGTGAACAAGGGCTTGCTCAAAGTCATTTCCAAGATGGGAATATCGACCATGGGCAGCTACCGGGGCGCGCAGCTCTTTGAGGCCGTAGGTGTCTCGCAGGAGCTTATCGACCGCTATTTCTGCGGCACCACCTCGAAGATAGGTGGGGTGACGCTCGAAGAGATATACCGCGACATTGTCAAGTTCCATACCGACGCTTATGTCGAGCGTGAGCAGTACCTCGACCACAACGGCATATACAGTTTCCGCAAGAACGGCGAGTTCCATGCCTGGAACCCCGAGACCATATCGACCTTGCAACTGGCCACCCGCTTGGGAAGTTATAAAAAGTTCAAGGAATTCACGGCCATGGTCGACGGCAAGTCTCAACCCGTGTTCCTGCGCGACCGTCTCGACTTCAAGCGCAACCCCATCGACATCTCGCTCGTAGAGCCGGTCGAGGCCATTACCCGCCGGTTTGTCACCGGAGCCATGTCGTTCGGCTCCATCAGCAAGGAGGCTCATGAGGCAATGGCCATCGCCATGAACAAGTTGGGCGGAAAGAGCAACACCGGCGAGGGCGGTGAAGATGCCGAACGTTTTCACCCCCGTGAAGACGGAACGTCGGCGCGCAGTGCCATCAAGCAGGTGGCATCGGGCCGATTCGGTGTGACGGCCGAATACCTCGTCAATGCCGATGAAATACAAATCAAGGTGGCACAAGGAGCCAAGCCCGGTGAAGGCGGGCAGTTGCCCGGTTTCAAGGTCAACGAGGTCATCGCCCACACGCGCCACTCGATACCCGGCATCTCGCTTATCTCGCCGCCTCCTCATCACGATATTTACTCCATCGAAGACCTGGCACAGCTCATCTTCGACCTCAAAAACGTCAACCCGCGGGCCCGCATCAGCGTGAAACTCGTATCCGAGAGCGGTGTGGGAACCATCGCTGCCGGTGTGGCCAAGGCTAAGGCCGACATGATTGTCATCAGCGGTTGTGAAGGTGGTACGGGTGCCAGCCCGGCCAGCTCTATCAAGCACGCCGGACTTCCGTCGGAGATAGGTCTCTCGGAGACGCAGCAGACCCTTGTCCTCAACAATTTGCGCGGGCAGGTGACCTTGCAGGTCGATGGCCAGTTGAAGACCGGACGCGATGTCATCATACAAGCCCTGCTGGGAGCCGAGGAGTTTGGCTTTGCCACCAGTGCGCTCATTGTATTGGGGTGCGTCATGATGCGCAAATGTCACTTGAATACCTGCCCGATGGGTGTGGCCACCCAGAACGAAGAGTTGCGCCGCCGCTTCATCGGTCGCTCGGAATACCTTATCAACTTCTTTACTTTCCTGGCACAGGAGGTGCGGGAGTGGCTGGCCGAGATGGGCTTCACCCGCATGGACGATATTATCGGCCGCTCCGACCTGCTCGTTCCCAAACCTGCCGTAGGGGACCATACCATCGACAAACTCGACCTTTCGCGCATATTATACCGTCCTGTCGAGGCCGAAAAATATGCTTGTCGCAAAGTGAAGGAGCAGTCGCATCATATCGACGATGTCATCGACCAACGCCTGATAAAAGCTGCGCTGCCTACTCTCAAATCGCTGATGCCCATTGAGTTGCATTTGCCTATCTGCAATACCGACCGTTCGACCGGCGCCATGCTGTCGGGAGAGATCGCTTCGCGTTTTGGTAATGCAGGTTTGCCCGACGACACGATTCGTTGCAACTTCTCCGGGTCGGCCGGTCAGAGCTTCGGCGCTTTCCTGGCACACGGGGTCACGTTCAGCCTTTCGGGCGAAGCCAACGACTATCTGGGCAAGGGCCTCTCAGGAGGAAAGATTATTGTCGTTCCCCCCAAGGGCTCTACATTCCAGCCCGAGGCAAATATCATTGCCGGCAACACCCTGCTCTACGGAGCTACGGCGGGTGAGGTCTATATCAACGGCCGGGTAGGTGAGCGCTTCTGCGTGCGCAACAGCGGTGCGATAGCTGTTGTCGAGGGCGCCGGCGACCACTGCTGCGAGTATATGACCGGCGGACGCACTGTCGTCCTGGGAAGCGTGGGTCGCAACTTCGCCGCCGGTATGAGTGGTGGTATTGCTTATGTATGGAACAAGGACGAGAACTTCGACTTCTTCTGCAATATGGAGATGGTAGAACTTTCGCTCATAGAAGAAACTTCCGACAACAAGGAGTTGCATCGGCTCATTGCCCGCCATTATGAATATACCCAGAGTCCGCTCGCTTTGCGCATGCTCGAAAACTGGGAAGAGTATGTGTCGCAATTCATCAAGGTTATGCCCATCGAATACAAGAAGGTGATGAACGAAGAGAAGATGAAATTGCTGCAACAGAAAATCGCCAATGTCGAACGGGACTATTAA